The Myxocyprinus asiaticus isolate MX2 ecotype Aquarium Trade chromosome 31, UBuf_Myxa_2, whole genome shotgun sequence genome has a segment encoding these proteins:
- the LOC127421838 gene encoding transmembrane O-methyltransferase homolog has translation MVSPAIALALLPLLLTMIIRYRYYFVLLYRAVLIRWVRDCLTGISREERAYQYILTHAMPGDPESILNTFDQWCSKVEFISNIGPKKGKILDRLLQEHCPLTVLELGTHCGYSTVRIARSLPMGARIYSIEMDERNAVVAEKIIRLAGFDDDMVELIVRPSDEVIPRLREDYGVECLDFVFMDHWKRCYLPDLQLLEGSGLLGEGSLIVADNVIFPGAPNFLRHARRSGLYEVRVHRATLEYIRGIRDGMAELRFLGIK, from the exons ATGGTTTCTCCTGCGATCGCTTTGGCTTTACTTCCTCTTTTACTCACAATGATTATTCGTTATCGCTATTATTTTGTGCTGCTGTATCGAGCTGTTCTGATCCGGTGGGTGCGGGACTGTTTAACGGGCATCAGTCGAGAAGAACGGGCCTATCAGTACATTCTGACCCACGCCATGCCCGGTGACCCTGAGAGCATCCTGAACACCTTTGACCAATGGTGCAGCAAAGTTGAGTTTATAAGCAACATCGGGCCCAAGAAag GTAAGATTCTGGACCGATTACTACAGGAACACTGTCCGCTCACTGTGCTGGAACTGGGCACTCACTGCGGGTACAGCACTGTACGGATCGCACGTTCGCTTCCGATGGGTGCTCGAATCTACTCCATTGAGATGGACGAGCGAAACGCTGTAGTGGCCGAAAAGATCATTCGTCTGGCGGGCTTTGATGACGACATG GTGGAGCTGATCGTTCGCCCATCGGATGAAGTGATCCCGCGCTTGCGTGAGGACTACGGTGTAGAGTGTTTAGATTTTGTGTTCATGGATCACTGGAAGCGCTGTTACCTGCCTGACTTGCAGCTGTTAGAGGGTAGCGGTCTGCTCGGAGAGGGTTCGCTCATCGTAGCCGACAACGTCATTTTTCCTGGAGCGCCAAACTTCCTGCGACATGCCCGCCGCTCGGGTCTGTACGAGGTCAGAGTTCACCGTGCAACACTGGAATACATCCGTGGTATCCGTGATGGAATGGCCGAACTGAGGTTCCTCGGGATAAAGTGA